A segment of the Necator americanus strain Aroian chromosome IV, whole genome shotgun sequence genome:
TCTTGCGATTTTATAGTTAGGAatacctttaaaaaatgaattaatacACTTCTAGTAACTTTTCTATGGTTTTCTATCAATGTGCCCATGAGGTATTTAGATGGGACCTTCATAAGACTGACGTTTTAGTTTTCTGCCGTCTTCACAAGCGTGgtgttccaccggatgtgcCGCCACTGGCAGCACCCACTTGTCGGTGCGCACTGTCCCCCCAAAACGGTCTTCTATGATTTATTTCATCGGTAGCGATCCATGGATTCAAAATGGTGCCTCAATTCAAAAGTATCTTCCGGTGCAAGATAAACAAGGCGTGGCAGTCAATGGCTATTACTATTTGGCCGAGGCCGATAGTCATTTGTCGAGCATTCCTGAATTTTTAATCACCAACACAAAGCGGATTCGAATGATGCCGAAACAATAAACGTGCGCGGTCATCGAACGCTTAGTGTTCCGCGGAAATGACTGTTTCATTACCGAATAAGGGTTCATATCAAAGTTCCCGACACGACGTTAGAACTGTATGTAAATTCACTAAACTTCCGCGAATTTGCTAAAATGAGAAAGAGTTCAGAGGGCGTCCATGTTCAGTTATTGAGGGACTCCTTTCCTGAACAGTAGTGGAAATTTTACGCTGGAAATCCATCGAAAACTCCCTTTTTACGAATGTACTTTTTCCAAAACCCGTAATTAAAAGAgagttttgtattttatattgCAATTTAGTATCTTTTGTGTTACTTGTATTTTAAGAAAACCACTTTTTCGGCGGGACTTTTTATTCACTGAGGCGGAAATCCACACAATTCTTCGCACAGAAGTGAAAGAAGAAGGTAGTAGGtcgaatattaaaataattctcGAAATTCTTCTCCTATTCTTCCATATTCTTGCTTCggtaaatgaagaaataagaattagAGGGTGGAAAttgaaaactacaaaaaaaaatcgagagcAACTTTACAAAATAGCATCGggattgttcgaaaaaaataaaaagactgttgttttcttgttgttgctgttgtttttactttaaaagttatttgctttcagaatttcaaataatgtccttattttttatatgatAAATGTAATTTAATGATAAGTAAATGTAATTAtttggtggggggggggggtggggggggggttgGGCTTTTGTGTACAGGGTGTTGCGGCGGAGGCGGGGGTGGGGGTGGGGGctggggggtgggggggggtgGGTGGGgcgggggggggtggggggcGGGCTGCTTGGGGGCGTGCTGGGGTGGGTGGTGGGCGGGGGGGGGTTGGGGGGGGCTGGCCCGGGGGGCTGGCTGGGCCACCCGGGGGgggcgggggggggggggcggggggggggggggggcgccCGCGGGGGCGGGGGGGGGCCTCGCGGGCCCCGGGGGGCGGGGGATAAGTAAATTGTAAATGATAATTGTAATTATaagataaatttttttttacttcaaggGCGATGCTTCAGTTACATAAATATTCTTCCTAAGTGAAAAAATTCTGTGCTCTACACTAAGGATCACATGTTCCTGGATTTGGTCACAAGTCAATCGATgccgtttttcaaaatttttttttagcctttGCGATGTCCAGGATCTATGAAACCAGAAACTTTCAATTCGGTTCTCGAGAATAGTAGAATATTGGCACATCTCTAATGTTCATGAGAAATCTCTCGTTGAATGTCtggatttttcatctttgcattttaattttttttaacttgtcATTTTCGTATTTTGTGCCAGAAGTCTCTCATAATTAAACCCATATTGCTCGATGCGCTCCTGATCCAAGAAATATACTTTCCCTATAGGAATGGTTAAAAATGTTTCTGGGACCACTGAGGGTGCTTTGCAAGCGGGATGATCTTGTTTATTACATTTCTATGGCTTCCATTTGCTATCTTGTTATTCTCATCTTCAGAGTAATAAGGAGTGAATAAATTGGGAAGGTGATCGCAAAACATTGCTCcttcattttaaaatgaaaaagaaaccgaACATTCATGACACAGGTCATAACAGAACGCCGTGTTTcttacagtgaaaaaaaaagttttgctaAAAGTACTTCGTTAGAAAGATACGACAAGAAGCAATAGCTCCAGAAAAATCCGCTTATTTCAGGATCACGGTAGTATGGTGCCGAATACTTCATCGAATAAGCGCTCAAGTGAGGCCGGAACCAGAATTATTAGACCCTGGGTGTGAGAGTAATTAACAAAGGTAGGCGAAGggggcctttgaaaaagacgagtttgttgAAACTTTGTCTGTTGTGAAACttgtcagttgttttccttttgaaggtcttgcgtggtgtacttgaaacaatatcgaggcttggcgaggagagaggaggagtttgatgggatatgcatggtatcaaagacctcgaaccattttcaggcctttgaaaaagacgagtttgtcgaaacgtcaagccaataaaaaagtttcacctaaacctcgttagcttgacaagaaaacataaatacttTTCCAAATGccaaggtttcaagaagagaaaacttggagattgttgaaACTTTGTCTGTTTTTAGGTCACAATCTTGTGAAAACTAAATACTGGAAGTGTATTCAAAACCAGCGACCAATCTGCGttcgaatggtactttcaaaattttatttgcttagGTCCAAGAAGGGTTTGTCGGAGACGGATGAATCTGTCGCAAGCCGTCGTAGTTGTGAGAAAGAAGTTTGATGCTGTTTTATGCACAGCTGTTTAGATGCTAACTAGTACAGTTTTAGTTTACTTGATTTTGTGAAGAacgttaaaagcatcaccccacgaatctggagtggtacggattcccggtggagtattcgtgtacgggatcgtagatcattgagagaagggtgattccgttcatttcttcctaattgccgttgaaaaagccccggaagatacggcttcgagcgttcagACGCACTATTActtacaagaagttcgattggagcgcgccagctttgtgcacgcgcttcatcttccaggtcgttttttacgggaatcaggaagaaatagacggaatcacaccctctccataatctactatcccctatACGCATAGTCCACCTAAAAttcttaccacctcagatccgtggggcgACGTCTTTAATCGTTTTAGTGTGCTGATGGGGTCGTGTAAacaagtctgattgttacCAAGCGGTGCCCCAGCTTTTACCAAACGCAGTCAGGCATTTGAGTGTACATATTGGgagcgtacgagctatattACCTGCGctgttatatggcaaaagCTTCTCATACATTGCAAAAGGGTGCTGTTGCCCAGCACCATGCCAGAGCCCATACCCTGGAAGGTCCTGAGagaaatatggaaattttGGCAACAAACACAGTGTGTTATTAATGTTTGCATCATAAGAACTATGATAGAACAactcgaaaaagaagaacccgTCGAATACTCCTTTGGACTGGGCTGATCAAATCATAACTGTTCACATTGCCGAGTGAGGCAATAAATCAAAAGTATGTTATGATTCCTCTCgaaacttaaaaaaatctacaacGTAAAGGTTAGAGATTTTACTCAATAGATTGCCTAATAAAAATATCTGGTTATCTGgcaacgaaaacgaaaaataaatacattcaGGAACATTAAGATGGATTCTATTTCCATTTTCGTTTAAGAGAGCTCCCTAAATacaagagtaaaaaaaatgcaaataatgtAAATACTGTACGAAAACTTAGAGTTTTTGAGTAGCCATAACATATGGAGAATAAGCATGTTAATACGAAGGTGTGTGGATACAAATCCGTGGTCTGAGCCGCGATGAGAAGTATTTGATTGATCATTCCTGATCATTcctgactcccgttgatcttcgaactggttttccatttgtcccgatcgcgtgctaGAGTAGCGTAGTGGTTCTTCGTTTCGAGTGGGGCACGAAgtgcatcataattttcttttaaggacttcgtgaagaaatctgaccatcgagtcagcggtcttcctgtagtgtgcttaatatcgcggggaacccagtccaACGGTTGttgttaaagcgcatcacgtgtccagcccaccttattttactttccttggcaaacgcggcagcgtctctaatctttgaGTTGAGTGATAATGGATAATTATTTTCCATTGTAGTAACTTTGGTAGTCTATTTAGAACGGTAGAAGGACTGGAATTaccaaaaaagaaggaaaaagaagagaaatcttGACGAAGAAATCCCCTGGCGGGCAGTACCTGCGGTCCCATTAGTAATTCCGGAGATCAGTgaagtaataaacaaatattacGATAGCATATCACTTAAAAATTGCTGACACTTGTAAGCTCTAGAGACTCAATGATTTTAAAGTGGAATTTAAGTGTTATGCGAgatttgttaaatttttacCGAAGCGGAAGAAGGAATCTCTTTAAATCGGTCATATCAACAGTGAAAATGTATTAGCAAGgcaagaaaacaacaatacGTCTGAAAATTAATGTATTATAGAtcttgtaaacaaaaacaaattgttgCCTCACAGAAACGATAGACatctttaaaagaaacaagaaaacatgtaCATAGTAAATCAGCCCGTAATTGGGAACATCGGTTCTTAATTGTTTAAGTGTTGATAGGAATAATTATGCGCGAATACTTATCCAAAGGCAAAAATTGGTCACCTGCTCACAATTAAAACCACACACATAAATGGACATGAGGGCTGATATTTCTTAAACCTGAAGAtctcagaaacaaaaaaaaattacaggagCGTTTCTCCTAAATATAGTAGTGGAATTTAGAAACAATACATCATAAGCTCGAATATGTTTCAGGATTCATTTcctagaaatattttctacgAATGTCAAAATGACAACGTTTACACATTTTCTGCATCATGTGATAAAACAATGTGTTTAGTGAGTTGAAATTGACGAAAAAAGTGTCGAAGCTGTTTTCGAATCTCATGGTTACAGTGATAGTAGACAGGTAGTCGAGTCGCCGTCGATGAAATAGTCAGAAGTGACGACAAGTCAGCAAGATAACTGCAACAGctttttattcagaaaaaaaaacatatgattagaaaagagaaaaatgtcctCACTTGTACACCCGTCCTTCTCCTAGGTCCCTCAAAAATTCTGGATGAATAAATTCCATAATGGTTAGAAGAAGATTTAGAGTGTTTGTTAGTAGATAAATTGTCACCAAAGCGGCAAGAGTTCGAGTTGCATCCTTCTTCTTACGCATGACTAAAGGTGCTTTCGCGCCACCGGGTAGAAGTGTCGGaagttgctgaaaaaaagagttaagtACCAAGGCCAAACtagttttttcctacgaaaatgacagaaaaatgttgttgatgaattttctttatttattcgcatacacagatagtgcaccaaaaagaaaaagaaaaacgcatTTGTCTATGTCAGGATAGTTAGGAAAAAGTCAGCAAACTCATTGTCAGTGGGGCCTTTTCGTGGCGCAAACGCATCAACATGCCGTTCTCTTactccagaaagtgaagagCCCTCTCATGACATCTAATCCCCCAGTCCAAAGCGCTCAACATCGGTTTATTTATCTACATATCGGGATAACAACTTAGCCCAAGAAGGAGCACGTtgaatatttataaataaatttctatttcttactTATTTCCGAATATTACACTTTATTCTGATCAAACACTGCGAGCACAAACCCCTTGAAGCTTGTTGATTGAGGATTCATTTGCTGTTACTTCATCTTTCTTACCTCAATCCGCTTCACTTCCCTTACCTCAGCAATGAAGTCCTTGGAATTTTTGTTGAGGTTGGCTATAGTAGCCCAATTTAACATCAGCAATAgcgaaaatggaagaaagacATTAAGAAAATTGCGGCACCAGAACATCCACACAGTCTTGTAGATATCACTAAAGTCAAAAACGTACTATTCTGGCAGAACTATGATGTAACCATATACCTTCGAGTAATTTCTGAAAGGTCCAGTCGTAGATTGCTGAATGCCCGGCAGTACGGAAACGTATGCAATTCCAGCTCAAAATATATGGATCCCTGAAGCAGATGTTTGTGTAACCTTTTTATGATATCGTAGAAAATTTCCTCCGATAagagagaaatttaaaaaagttgcCGTTTCCCAGCAGAGTAGAAATGATTATTTCCGATGGGGGATACATTAGAGAAGCTTGTGGCAGTTACTTAATGATCGCACAAGATTTGGGCTAAGCAATCGGGGTTGTTTTAGTTCCAGACGTCATCCCCGACAGTGCGCCTCCTTATAGTGATGTAGAGGTGCGGGcttcgaactgcgatgcacaacGCAGGTACGTCCTCTGTGGGAGTCTCCTGTACAGAGGAAGAGTTCGATAACTCCGATACTTCCGTCTTCTCATAACTGGAAACCTAGTAAGGTACCGCCAAAATTCCCACCATTTTGACAAAATGTggcaaggtggctccctgcGATCCTTGTAGGGTGCCGACAACCTATGAAACACCTGTGAAATCAAAGCTCTCTCTGACAGGggtgcttagtttggggaaaagtcttccTTGCACTCTAGCGTACACACTGCCTCAGCGCCATCTACAATGCACTGTGGCTCTTGCCTCCGCAGACGTCGAACAGTATGGCGAACATAAGAGGCGATCTAATCTCAGGTTGTTCGGGGTGTGTTTGCTGGCACCGACTAAATGATCTTCTCGGAAGACCACAAACTAAAGGTGTTTGTTTCAAGAGATTAGGAGCAGAAAAAGCGACGTGCGACAGACGAATGACGGTAAACCCGTCGTTCGCGGAGAAATGGTTCCGTCAGGAAAGAGAGCAAAGAAGTCGCATACGATGATTGtatactcgaggactccttgtcccactTCGATTGGCACATTGAGGGGAGCACAAACCTTGACTACGACTTGCTGTTCGGAAAATTAcaagcctgtgctgaacgtactttcaagccgcgcacgacaaacttagATCGGATTTCGAAAGGTGCAAAGGAATCACTTAAATGGTTTTAACTTGATGGTCCGTTATCCATACAACCATGAACAGCCCTTTGCATTTTGGGAAGTACCACTGAAGAGGAGACTATGATTAAGAAACTTAACGAAGCAGGTAAGGAATAGCATCGTGAATAGGGATAAATGGAGACGACCACTGTGAGGACGGGTGAAGTGCACCCTTCCAAAATCTTGACTTGTATCTCGAACATTCCATCAATATCAAGAAAGATTTGAAAGTAGAACTAGAGGGATAGTAGCAGCGTATGCATCATTCCAAAGCTATGGACCAGCTGACAGATTAGATATCTTCTGAGTTTTGACACACCAGCCAGCTAACTCCGACTTAAGGGAGTTGTTTCTCTTGCCCAACCTAATATATATCGAAGACTAACCAGAGATAagccggtcacattatgagggGAATCGACGATACGTGGACTAAAGAAACGTTAGAGTGGATTTCAAGAGATGCTAGTCGTCCAAGAGGGAGACCGTCAACGAGATGGACTGTGATCGCTGCCCCTCACAAAACTTGTACACGTTTTTGATGACAGTTGGGAGGAAGAGGAACGACGTTAACAGATCCTGATGCCAGCACGTAAAGTCAAGATGGATCATCTATATATCATATATGTTAGACTGTTCTAGACTCTTAAGAACTATTTCTaaacaatcaaaaatatttacCTTCATAATAATTGCTGAGAAAATTACTACAGCAATAACAATCATTCGCTTTTTTGGCTCAATACCTGCCGTAGAACGAAATGAGCAAATATAACGCTCGAACGATGCAGACACTATGAGTAATGTTGAAGCGGCAATAAGAACCTGCAAAATGAAGTATAAACCCCCAACAACGAAGCCATACAAAcaggaaaatcaatttttctatAACACCATCCTTATTTACCTTCGGaaagaaattgttgttgttggtgttGCAAATGTTTTTGCTACAACTCACCTTCAAAGTAAAAAGTTGAAGGAACAGTTGTAATGACTGTCGTTGACAAAATTTGCCATAGACCACTTACATACAAAATCGAATTTATAcacatatttgtttttttcttttctcttatttcttttctttttttcctcacatgTAATGAGTCCGAACGGAATGgcgatttgattgatttgattgtgGACTATTCATAACAACAAATTGGGTCAACTGAATAGTAATTGAACTTGAATAGTAAGTGTTATTATTTTGAGTAGTATAGgagagaattaaaaaaagagagaaaaagaaataagaggtAAGGATTCTCGAGGTCAGTGAAAGTTTGCCGTGTTCGAAAAAAACGCTTTCATTCGACTGttcgatttatttttctttttaattagGGCGCAACAATGTTATTATTAACTCATTTTCGGATTTAGTAGCaatcaattcaaattttcaacagtAGAAATACACTAGAGATTGCTAGTGGATGTGCGCATTCAAGAAGAATTATGACAGAGCTCTGTTAGTCATTTTAGAacgagaaatgaagaaatgaaaatgcgaatgagaagagaaaaaaaagaaaatgaaaccatCCAAACAACCAAGctgatttattcttttttttcggtttaagaagaaaaacgaaaaaaaattgtgttttatAAAACCGAAACTGTACCTGGGCACATGTAGAGATACTGCGAATATAATAATGCCATGCCACATATAACATTTCCACACGGAAATATTCCCAAATTAGAGCTGAGGGAAACATGAGCTGAATGACACACAGTACACAAATATGATTCAATTAGGGGAAGAAAATAGAtgattttgtaatttttctcatatgaCCCGTCAATTATTCAGAAAATTGTTGTGACAATTGTTCACGAAACTGCTGTACCATGAGTATTTAtgcttaaaattaaaaataaacaaataaaaatcaaattaatgtTTAAAAATTCTCTAATTCATTCTAGTCGATAAATGGAACTCTCATAGTCGTTTATACAAGCGCTCATCTTAGAATTTTAACCCGATTCTAGTTTTTGTgaattataatataaatataaaataaaacaaaataaaacataaagcaaaggataaaggataaagtttctacCGTTAATCAATGCAattgggatgcaccaccacgttcactttgaCTCAGAagcgtttgaggtttacgaacgtgtatctagCCCATAGCCCCAAGCGGGGGCCAACCCAtttgtcaggtcagtgttttaatCCTCCCGGACCAGTCTGATACCaaattatcgaccccggagaaatgaagagcttggtgagcactagggcggattcgaacctcgatcgatcgtgcgggaagcggaacctctacactacacccgcccccgtaaacctcaaaaataaagtaaaaatgtaaatatgaatataaatataattaagtCCGTTTGTCGTTTATTTCTCTACGTGATATGGTTTGCagggattttttgaaatatttctctatGGAAATCTTga
Coding sequences within it:
- a CDS encoding hypothetical protein (NECATOR_CHRIV.G13840.T1) translates to MFSRFGMMGQQIGRPMCPLMGPRMGPIMGEMGRPPMGGRIRRMDQWKDRMDETDNTCEDEHLAPPDLIRIVLIVGMGSTACLIGIVLNTLLLLTFSRLRFRNTNLLYLFLLAVFDIFVELFFMVLIAASTLLIVSASFERYICSFRSTAGIEPKKRMIVIAVVIFSAIIMKGSIYFELELHTFPYCRAFSNLRLDLSEITRSDIYKTVWMFWCRNFLNVFLPFSLLLMLNWATIANLNKNSKDFIAEQLPTLLPGGAKAPLVMRKKKDATRTLAALVTIYLLTNTLNLLLTIMEFIHPEFLRDLGEGRVYNYLADLSSLLTISSTATRLPVYYHCNHEIRKQLRHFFRQFQLTKHIVLSHDAENV
- a CDS encoding hypothetical protein (NECATOR_CHRIV.G13840.T2); translation: MIVIAVVIFSAIIMKGSIYFELELHTFPYCRAFSNLRLDLSEITRSDIYKTVWMFWCRNFLNVFLPFSLLLMLNWATIANLNKNSKDFIAEVREVKRIEQLPTLLPGGAKAPLVMRKKKDATRTLAALVTIYLLTNTLNLLLTIMEFIHPEFLRDLGEGRVYK